TATCAGTAAATAAAAAACCGTAGGGTCTCGATAATTCCTTTTTCAAATCTTCAGGCATTACAAAGCAATACTCTACTTCACTATTATCGCGTATCTCCAAGGTATTGTTACCCCAAGTAGTTTAGCGGTTTCTGAAGAGGGATCTATGATAATTACCATACCGCTCCAATCGTCACTAAAACTTGTTGATCCGCAGACTGGGCATTTGGGAGTATCTGAAGGGACTAATGCTCTACAATTTTTGCAAGCTTTAAACTCTTTATTTTTCTCTGGCATCACTTGCTCGCCTTTGTCAACTCTTGTGTAATCCATTCAATTTTTCCTAAATAAGGTTGTTTCATCGTAAGAGCTATCCTTGGCATTCTTCCTCCACTAGTAGATACGCTAATTATTCTTGCTCTAACTCTATCGCCTTTTTGAATAACTTTCTTACTTTTTTCTCCAAAGAGAATACCTCTATTTTGATCATATTTTAAATTATCATCAGTTATCTGAGATATGTGAGCTAAACCATCTACAGGTCCTATATTAACATATACTCCATAATTATCAACCTGGTTAACTTCTCCTTCTACAACTTCTTGGATTACTGGAACAAAAGTTAACATTTCAAAACTTACTTCATGATATGTAGCTCCGTCTCCAAATATAATATAACCTTCTTCATTTACTTTAGCATTTAATACAGCTAAAACTAAACCTAAATCCTTAACCATTTTTTCCTGGTATTCTTGTCTTAAAATTTGTAGAGCTATTTCATCCAGAGGTTGTCCAAAATATTCTGGCGGTATACGTATTATACCTCTTGCTTTAATTAATTTAAACATAAAATATCAGACTAGATAATAATGTCTACCTTTATATTTTTACTCTTCTGTCTAAGATAAATAACTTTCACTCCTTCACGCTTTGCCTTATATCTAAGTTTAGTATCATTTGTAAATAAAAATAAATTATAATATTTGCAGATATTTATTAATGCATCATCAACTCTTAGATTCTCGTAACCATCTATATTCTTCCAATAAGTTTTATACTTATCTAAATATAACAAAGCTAAATTAGCTTTTTTACTCATTAATACACTCTTAGAATTAAGAAACTTGTTTAACTCTTTAATTACTACATTAGGTATGTAAAAAGTTGGTTTATAATCTAGGAATTGTATTATTTTTTCAAAAGGATCAAAACCGTAATATATATATAGAAGAATATTAGTATCTACTACTACTCCTAAATTTTTATTATTCCCCAACCTACTAATCTCCATCTTCCACTAACTTGTCTACTTATAACAACTCTTAAATCTTTATCCCATACTACTAAAGGTCTCTTCAATTCAACCTCTAGCTCGTCGTTTTTAATACTTTTTGCCACACCCAAAGTTGTTGAAGAACCTAGCGTAAGCATTAGTACCTCTCCTTTCTTTATGTTTTCAACTTTAACTAAATCTTTTGCCCCAACTACTCTTTCTAATAATTGATAATTTTCTATTCTCAAGTTCCATAGTACTTGTACGTTTTTATTATTTGATTTAACTACAACACTTCCAACTAAACTATCAGCTTTTACATATGAAGGATCTAAATTTGTTCCAAGTGCTACTAGTCCACCAGGTTTTGCTTCCTTAACTTCTAGATCTGAAAAACGAATAGATGTTATAGTTGTATACATTGGTTCATATTCAACTTTACCACCAGCTTTTTCATATCTTATTCCTGGCAAAATCTTTATTTCATCTCCTATCTCTAATTTCCCTTGAATTATGCTACCTCCTACTACTCCGCCTTTTAATTCATTATAAGGTGTTCCCGGTTTATTCACATCAAAGCTTCTAATGACTAGCATTATTGGATCTTTTGTTAAGTCTCTATTAGGTGTAGGAATATATTTTTGTATACCTTCTATTAAAGCATCTATATTTATCTTGTGCAGTGCACTTACTGGAATTATCGGCGCATCTTCAGCCCAAGTACCTTTTAAAAATTCTTTAATTTGCTTATATTGCTTATAAGCTTCTTCTTTGCTTACAACATCTACTTTATTTTGAACAATAATAAGATTTTTAATATTAACAATACCTAATGCAACAAAGTGCTCTCTGGTTTGTGGCTGTGGAAAAGGTTCATTTGCTGCCACTACCAGAAGCGCACCATCCATTAATGCAGCTCCAGAAAGCATAGTAGCCATTAATATTTCATGCCCTGGGGCGTCAATAAAAGATACTTTTCTAAGGAATTGTGGTTTTTCGTCACTGCCACATTGGTTGCAAGAGTATTCTGTTACGTATGCTTCTGGTTTGTTACAATGAGGACATAAGCCAATGCTAGCTTCAGCATAACCTAATTTTATTGTCATGCCTCTTTTTAATTCTTCGCTATGCTTTGAAGTCCAGACGCCAGTAATAGCCTGGACTAGAGTAGTTTTACCATGATCTACATAGCCAACTACACCTATATTAACTTCTGGTTGAACTTGTGGCCAAGACAAAAGGATAATCACCTAATAATTATACTGTTAATCTGAACTATATCTTGAGTAATCATATTACCCCTAACAGTTTTTTTCTTTCTTATTCCATCTTCGTCTGGATAGAACCCAGGAGGACCACTAAGTAATAATCTTCTTTTTGCACCTCCAGGGACATCAAATCTCATTGGAAAGCCAGAATTATCTGAACCACCAGTTATCTTGACTTTAAATAGTAAACCAGAGATATTTAACTCTACAGTATCACCTATTTTAGCTCCTATTAAATTACTTAACTTTGATTGATCAATAGAAATTTGAAAGGATTTAGTTCTATAGGCTAATGCCTCAAACTCATTAGCTCCATATTTTTCTGCTATACTTGGTGAAATCCAGACTTCATCTGCAGGTATATTGTTATCTATTTCAACTTTAAAATGAGTTTTTACTTTTACCTTTTTGTCTCCTTCTTGCTTTACTATCTGTAAAGTAATTAGTGTATCTAGTCCAAGTTCTTCCTTTAATTTTTGGCTAAGTTTGGCTATTGGTAAAGCTTTTCCTTCTTTCTCTCCTTGTATAGATTGAACTTGATCAGATGTTTTAACCTTAACTTTCTTTATTTTTGGCTCTTTTGTTTGCGGATCAGATATGACAATTTTAAAGTCTGGCAAGTTAGTATCACTTGGTAAGGTAAATTAGAATACAAGTATTTAAAATCGAAGTATATAAATTACGTATGCTTGGTGTCTTACTAGTTTTACATGGAAGTAAAATAAAAGAGTGGCAAGATGTGGCTATTCAATATGCTAATCTGTTAAGAAAATATTTTGATTTAGTTGAATATGGTTTTATAGAATTTAATCAGCCTAGTATAACTGAAGCAGCTAAAAATCTTGTAGCTAAAGGAGCGGATACAATTGTTGTTGTTCCATTACTTTTTGCTGCTGGAACTCATTTTAAGAGAGATATACCAAAACAGTTAGAAGAAATAAAGGGTGTAAAAATAATTATTGCTGATCCTATAGGAATAGATAAAAGAGTTGCTGAGATCTTGAAAGAGAGAGTTGAAGAAAGTTTACGTAGCTCCGGAGGCCAATAGTTCTGCTTTTTCTGGCTCGTATTTCCACTCCATTGGTAATTTTCCTACTCTTTTATAATACTCAGCCAATCTTCTTATTTTGGACTCGATCTCCTCTAATCCTCTTTTAGCTTTTTTATCTTTAGGATGTTCAAAAAGATGTCTTCTCACGTTTGCAGCCTTCCTAATCAAGTTAAATAGATCTTCAGGGATCTTTGGTGCTAATCCTTTCTCTTCAAGAATAGTAGTTATTTTTTTACCAGTAATTTGTTTTACTAGAGGAACTCCATATTGATCTCTAAGAATTAATCCTATCATACTTGGAGAGTATCCTTTCTTAGCTAATTCTTCTACTAGTAATTCTACTTCCTCTCTAGTAAACCTTACCCACTTTGGGGCACCACTTCTAACGGGTCTTGTTGAATGCGATTTACCGTTAGGTCTTTTCTTGTTCACAATACTTCACCTATTTACTAATGGCTTTAACGAAGTAGTATTATAACCCTTATTTTTAAGTTCTTCTCTTATAATCTTTGTTCCTTTTACCATGTTAACTAGTTTTTGAAATGCTATCTTTCTTGGCAATAATTTGAGTCCACAGTCTGGATTTACCCATATCATTTCTGGCTTAAAATAATTCAGTAGCATTCTCAAGTCTTTAGCAACTTCTTCAGCAGTTTCAACTCTCCTATTATGCACATCAATTACACCAACTCCTATTTCTCTATCCCATTTAGTAAATAGCTTTACTGGTTCATAGTTATAGTTCTTTAATGCAAGATTTATTTGATCTACATTTAATTTATCTAGGTAAGGTTCTAGGTACTTATATTCACCATAACAGACATGCATAACAACCTTCACATTGATACCTTTTATAGACTCATTAACTGCTTCTATTGCCCATTCAACTTCATCTTTATGAGTATGTATAGCTGGCTCATCAACTTGAATAATTTTAGCTCCAGCCTCTATGAGGTTTTTAATTTCTATATTAATCACTTTTGCTAAATCAAAAGCTAAATCCCTTTTGTTTTTATAGTACTCATTATAAGACCATTCAGCGATTGTATAAGGACCTGTTATAGTTATTTTTAGGTTTTCTGTATACGATGCTGACTTTGCGAAGAGAAATTCATCTACTAACATTGGTTTTATATATTCTACTTTTCCAACAACTGATGGTTTCCTATAATAATTAGTTCCCCAAACTCTTACTGGACCATAAAATTTAAATCCAGCTAATCTCTCCGCAAAGAACTCTACCATTTCATCTCTTCTCATCTCTCCATCAGTTGGTACATCAACCCCAGCTATTTGATGGTCTCTTAATACTGTGACTACAGCATCATCAAAAGCTTCTTGTAAGTCTTCGTCTGATATTTTGCCGAGTTTATGTAATCTAATTGCTTCTCTTAGCCATTTAGGTCTGGGATAACTACCTATAACTGTAGTAGGAAGAATTGGTAGCTCATCCATTCATTATCATCTCCTTAGCTTTTTGTAATAGTTTAAATTTTTTCTGGACTATTATTTCTGGTATAAAGTCATTAAATGAAGAATTTCCTATTATGAGTCTTTCAATTCCCTTTTCCTCTGCAGTGTTAACTATCCTTTTTATAGTTACTATTTTTTCCATCTTAGTTGTTCTAGAATCTAAAACTCCAAAGTAAATCTGTTTTCCTTTCAATAGCTGATAAAGTCTTCCAAGTTTATTTTTGTTGTTTTCTGTTACGTCAAATCCATATATGTTTGCTGGGATCTTCATATAATACTCAATTCTATCGAAGTCTATGTCAAAATAGGATAATAGATGAACTTCATAATTTATATTTGCTAACATAGACTTGTAAATTTCTGGTAATAATTCAAGAATTTCTTTCTTTATTCCTTTTTGAAAAATTGAAGGTTCATGAATTTCTATTATATCGCTTCTTATGTTAGAAAGCAAAGAGTTTACCGCATTAGCATAATCTCTCATAAGTTCTTCCTCGTTTTTATAATATTGGTTTTCAGAAAGCTTAAGAAAAGTTAGTGGACCTAAAATTACTGCTTTTAATTTTATTCCATGACTTTTTGCAAGTTCGTTTGCTTTTTCAAAGTATTTAATATAATTGTTATCTTCTTTGTAAGTTAGCTTATTTTTTATTACTATTTGTCTGTAATAGAAATTATTATCAAAAAATCTTGTCAGACTTTCTTTTTGCACATTGCTTAGAAAAGAATATGTTAAATCTTCTATATCATCCCACTCAATCATGCTGTCCGTAGAAAAATCTACCTTAAAGTCTTTCATCATAGAGAAGAAACTGTTCATAAATTTATATATTTCTTCTTGAAATTTCTCTTCAGATATTTTCCCATTATTTCTTTTTGATATTATTTTTGCTATTTTTATTGGTTTTGGATAACTTCCAATTAACGCAGTTTCTAACTTCATTAAGATAATTTGGGGGCAAGCAAATAAGTAACTTTCCCCCCTCCTTCCATATTGAATTCAAGTTGCATAGGTTTTTGCTCCGCAAACGCTACCTTAACATAGTCCGAAAGTTTTGTGAGTGAAATTATATCATTTAAATATTCTATATCATACGATGATGAAGATTCCTTATTAAATTCTATTTCAGCTAGGCTTCCAGTTTCTTTTGAAAATTCTACTTCAACTTTATTTTCGCCTTCTCCTCTAACAACCACTTTCTCTTCATTAGCAGTTATTGATAAAGTATCTGATACCTCGGCTATTTCACCAATTGCATTTTTAAATCCGCTAGCATTTATTGAAGCTTTTATATCAAATTCTAGATTTATTTCAGGTACCTCAGGTGGTAATACTTCCAAGTTATTAACGTTAAACACTCTATTGAGAGCACCACTTAATGTTAATTTAACAATCTCTGGAGAGTCCGCTTCAATAACAATCTCTTCTTTTCTTTTAGCCGCTTTAAGAAGCTTGCTCATGTACTGAGTATTAAAGCCGAATTTGAACTCTTCTGGGACATCATATTCTTTGAAAATTTCTTTTGGTAAGTCAATCTTTATGAGAGAAATATGAGCCTTATCTATTGCTATTAACTGTATCCCATCTGGCTTTATATCAAATAGTGCTTCATCAACAAGTTTAAGTAAAGCTTGAACTATTGCTTTTAAATCTCTCACATCATCATAAACTATTCGCATATTCACTTTCCCAAATTTATTTAATCTAATCACTTTCTTATTTTTTCTTATGGAGTTTCCTCGTATAATCATTTCTTCAGATAGGAGCGATTCTGGTAAGACTTTAATTTCCTCAGCTTTAATGAAAATTTTATCTAAAAAGATGAAAGTCAGAGGATTTAAAGTAGGTCCTGATTTTATTGACCCCAAGTACCACAAAATAGCCTCTGGTTCACCTTCAATTAATCTTGATTTGTGGTTAATGGGTAAGGAAGGCGTAATAAAAAGCTTAGTGAAATATGGTAAAGGTTATGATATAGGAATCATTGAAGGCGTAATGGGACTTTATGATGGTATAGATACAAATTATAGCACTTATGAACTTTCAAAAGTTTCTGGAACTCCAATAATTTTAGTTCTGAATTGTAGTAATGTAAGCAGTACCATAGGAGCAATAGTAAAAGGCCTAAAAGAATACAAAAATGTAAATATCCTAGGAGTGATATTTAATCAGATTGGTTCAGAGACTCACTATAATTATTGCAAAAATTCTGTAAATGAAGTAGAAGTACTAGGCTATGTAAAGTATGATAAACGATTTGTAGTTCCTTCTAGGCACTTAGGACTTTACACTACTGAAGATTATAGGGAAGCTAATGATACTTTAAACATAATTGCAGAAGAGATAGAGAATTCAATAGATATCGATAAAATAATTGAAATAGCAAAAAATGCTGAGACATTACCAGATATTTTTGAAGAGGAAGATAAGAGAGTAAATAAAGGTAAAGCTGCTATAGCGTATGATTCAGCATTTAATTTTTACTATGAAGAAAATATAGATTTACTTAGAAAAAAGTATGAAATAGAGTTCTTTAGTCCTATTATGAATGAACAAGTGGATAAAGATGTTGAATTAATTTATATTGGTGGTGGCTATCCCGAATTACATCTGAAAGAATTAGAAAATGCTACTAAAACCAAGAGCTGGATTAAAAAAGAAGCAGAAAAAGGAACTAAAATTTTAGCAGAATGTGGCGGTTTAATGTATTTATCGAGAGAGATTATAGAAGATAAAAGTTATAATATGGTAAATTTATTTGACATTAGCATAAAAGCCAAAGATAAATTAACCATAGGTTATACAGAATTGGAGACTTTGTATGACAATATATTAAGCAAACAAGGTGAAATAATTAGGGGTCATGAATTTCATGTATCTAAGGCCATAAACGTAGGATTAGATGTAAAATTTTCATTAAAAAACAGGGTAGGAAAAGGCATTTGGGAAAGAAAAGATGGAGCTACAGTTTATAACGTGTTAGCTTCATATTCTCATTTTCATTTTTCAACTACTAGAGGATTGTTGTCTTCTTAACTCTAGTTTTTTAACTCTGTCTAATACTTCTTCCAGTCTATCTATTTCAGTAGTATATAATCTTATTTTGAAAGGTAATTTTGACGTGGATGAGTGTATTTCTATATACCTTTTCTCTCTATTTTCACTAATTTCTGCGTTTACTAAGTGTCTTGAATGTAAGAATATTCCGCTTTTATCAGTTGAAAGTATCCCTTTTTCAGTTATTTTATAACTTTGAGGTGCCATAACTTCCATCATTTGTACTTTTACTAATCTTCTATAGACAAACATGTTAAACAAGAATAATGCTTCAAAATATGCTATATACACTAATAATCTTTCATAACCGATTACACCGTTTACAATTTTTAATAGTACCTCATCGTAAAATACAAAAATCGCTATAATATATATTATCATGTACATAAATGATTTAAAGTTAGCCATTGCAAATTCTTGCATTTTCCTCATATATTCCTCGTCTTTTTGAAGTATTTCCCCAGCTTTCTTTTCTTCAAAAAGGGTTCTAGCATTAGTGATATCAGATAAATATTTCCTCTCGCTTAATAACGGATTACTTCTCATTGTCATAACGCTGGTAATTCCCAAGATAACAATTATATAAAGAATATATACGGGTAAGAAATATTGAGGATATAATGATAGTACGAATGATAATACTATCATTAGTGCTTGAGATATTAGTATCATTTTCCAATTGTAAGGATTAGGGTATCCTTGGGGATAGGTAGACATGCCTAATATTAATATCTTTATTACCTTAATAAATATGTGTTTACTTGTTCTTGTTTTATTATCTTTACCAACATCATCAATGACTCTAATTAGTCACTATACTTATAATATTCCAGCAACTAATAATATCTTAAATATCTATGTTATCGAAAATTATAAAAATATCCCTCTTAAGATAGACGTTATATTTAATTTAACTTATGTTGCTATATGCATATTTAATAATTCAAAATTAAATATTACATACACAAATAATTCAATATTACAAAAGCCACTCATAAGTGTTTCTAATAACAAAACATTAATCGAAGTAACTTATCTATTCGCATCCAACATGACATTAATCATATCTTCACAATCACAAATGGTAAAGATAATTGGAAATGTAAGTTATATAAACGAATCAGTAGTGTCTTTACCATCTTATATAGATTCTAGTAATTCTTCAAATGATTATAATCTAGCTTATACTGTATATATATTAATATTAATAATTTCAGTGATAATGTTTATTATACTTAGGAGATATAAAGGTCATTAGTATATACGCTTTTATATTTTTGATTTAATGTATTTGTGATGATACTAAAATCGGAACTAAGGAAAAATCTTGAAGAAGGACTTCCAGTGCTAATATATGATTTCGATGGAAGAGAAGAAGAAGTTGATATGATGTTTTATGGTGGAAAAATAACGTGGAAAAGTATAAACTTGTTAAGAAAAGACGCTGGGGGACTAATATGTTACGTTACTACAGAAAATTACGGCAAAAAATTAGGCTTAGACTTTATGGTTAATATAGTTAAAGAAAAATATCCTAATTTAGCTAAAAAACCAGTTTATGGTGATGAGCCAGCCTTTTCACTTTGGGTCAATCATGTAGCAACAAGAACTGGGATAAATGATTATGATAGGGCGAAAACAATTAATGAACTTCATAATGTTATTTCACTTATAAACCAAGATGAAACCTTAGCTAGAGAAAAATTTGAAAAGGAGTTTTATTCACCAGGCCATGTGCCGATTTTGCTTTCTAGAGGTTTAAATAAGAGAAAAGGTCATACGGAGTTAAGTATATCTCTGCTTGAGTATGTAGGGCTAGAAAAAAGTGCAGTCATTGCAGAAATGCTTGATGATGGAAAAAGCATGAGTAAGGAGAAAGCATTAAGATACGCAAAATATAATGGATTTCTATTCATTGAAGGAAATGAAATTCTAAAAGAGGTGTCATTATGAGGAAATATGGAGTTGTTGATACTACGTTTTCAAGGGTAGATATGGGGAGTATAGCAATTAAAGTTATAAGATCTGAGGATCCAGATGCCGAAATAATTAGGTACACAGTACCTGGAATTAAAGATATGCCAGTAGCTGCTAAAAGGTTATTAGATGAGGGTTGTGACGGTGTTATAACATTAGGTTGGGTAGGAAAGACTATGTTAGATAAATATAGTTACTTAGCTACGAGTATTGGGCTTATCATGACTCAAATATTAACTTCTAGACATATAATAGATGTTACAGTTCATGAGGATGAAGTTGATGATGAAGAGAAACTTAAGGAGTTAGCCATAGATAGAACTACAAAACATGCTAAAAACTTAGTTAGATTAGTGAGAGATGGAAAAAATGCTTTAACTCCTTATGCTGGGAAAGGTTTGAGGCAGGGTTATGAAAATGCAGGACCAATCGATTAATCTAGGAATAGTAGTTGCTGAATTTAATTATGACATAACATATTTAATGCTACAACGAGCAATATCTCATGCTAAATTTTTAGGAGCTAATATTAGGATAGTGTTCAAAGTACCAGGAAGTTATGATATGGCTATAGCAGTAAAAGAATTATTAAAAAGGGATGATATTGATGCTGTTGTTACATTAGGTGCAGTAATTAAAGGTGAAACTAAGCATGATGAAATAGTGGCTACTCAAGCTGCGAGAAAATTGCTAGATTTATCAGTAGAATTTGGTAAGCCAGTTACCTTAGGTATTATAGGTCATGGTGTTACTCATGAACAAGCAGTAGAAAGGATAGAGGAGTATTCTACTAGAGCTGTAGAGTCAGCAATAAAATTAGCCAAAAGATTGAGAATGTTGCATAATTTACAAATATCTAGAGAAGAGATGGTGATAATAGAATGAAAATAGCTGAGATAAACCTAGAAGGATATAAAGAATGGACTGAAAGTTTAGGTTATGATAGGGAGTGGAAAATACAAAGTTTTCAACATAATTTTTTATCTGAATTAACGCAGCTAGCTTCAGAGATAAACTCCTTTGCTGTTACTTATAGATACGATTCCTACATATTACTTTTAGACGGCGCCGAAATAAGCAAAATAGATCAAGTCATAAGCAAAATAAGAGATCTTTCGCCAGTACCAATCAAAGTATGCTATGGATACGGAAAAACTTTCTTAGAGGCTGAGAAAAATTGTGAACATGGAGAGAAAATAAGCGATTTTAACGATGAAAAAATACTAGTCGCTCATTTTGATTTAGATGGTTTTACAAGGAGGAGATATTTGTTTGATGCGTATCTAGAAATATTTGAAGTTTATAACAAGATATTCAATATTATGCAAAATCTAGGGGGTTTGGCCTATTATTTTGGAGGAGATAATATTGGCGCATTTTTAAATGTAGAAATGTTAAATCATGTTAAAGACATTGTAGAAAGTATATCTGGGCTAAAAGTTGGAGTAGGAATCGGTAATAATCCAAGAGAAGGCTTAAAAAACGCAGCTAAAGCATTACACATTATTAGATTATATAGAGATAGGAAGATTGAAATTGTCCAATCTTAGAATAAATCTAGGAGGAATTCTTTTAGGTGAAGAGTTAGAATTAAAAGAGAACGTAAACGTTGAATTAAGTGAAAATAACGAAATTCTACATGTGGGTAATGGTTATGATTCAAGTGCAATAGACATGAGACAATTTATAATGCTACCCCCTTTAATAAATGCTCATACTCATATAGCTGATTTTACTTTTCCAGAAATTGGAATAGATAAAAGCATAAAGGAGTTGGTAGGTGATCCTAACAGTGAAAAATATAAGTATCTAAAAATCTATTCTAATAAGATTATTGATGGTATAAAGAATTTTGTAATTAAATCATTAAAGTTTGGAATTGTGGGATTAATAGATTTTCGTGAAGAAGGAATTATCGGTATAGTAAAAGCCAAAAATGCATTGAAAGAGTTCGTGAATATAAGATATTATGCTCTAGGTAGATTAGATTCTTTCGACGAAAAAGAATTAGATAAGTTATCAAAGATAGCTGATGGATATGGTTTACCTGATTTAAAATATCACAATGAAAAAGAGTTAACAAAAATATATCAATATTTTTCTGTAAAAATAAGAGCTGTTCATGTAGCTGAAACTAAAAAACAGTATATAAGAGATAATATCGAGAATTTAATTTCAATTTATTCTCCGAATCTTGTGATTCATGGCACCCACTTCACCGAAGATGAGTTTAATAGCCTCAAGGAGAAAGAAATACCCATAGTATTTTGCCCTAGGAGTAATCTTTGGTTTGGTGTTGGAGTACCTAATATTGCATTAGCTTATGATTCTGGGGTTAGTGTACTTTTTGGTAGTGATAACGGAAGCTGGATATCTCCAAATCTTTGGAAAGATTTAGAGCTGGCTTTACTTATAACGAGAATACAAAGACCAGGTAGCAACTATGCAAAAAATATTCTTTTATCGGTAACTGTAAACTCTTATAAATTACTTAATATTGATCTTAGCATAAAAGAAGGCAATAGGACTTATCCTATTTTGATTAAAGGAGAAGAAATTTTTCAAGCTCACGAAAAATATGTAGCGATAATAAAAAGAGCTTCAGATAATGGTATTTACAGTCTAGGAGCTATCCAAAATATTAGCTGACCTCCAGAATCAGTAGGAACTTCTATTTTCATCGGTATATTATTTCCAAATCCAACAGTCACGTTTTGAGAAATAGAACTCACTTTAAGTACGTCTTTTAATACTTCTATACTATATACTGCTTTTGACTGTGATTCTATATTTAGAGATTTTAAAGGTTTGTCTTGTCTCAAAACTGATCTGTAAGTTTTCCCAGACTCTTCTACGTAAAATACGATACTATCTTCTTCTGCAGATATCTGTACCTCTTCACCAATCAAACTCAAGTCTCTAGCAATATCTTTTAATACATCACCGTCAGTTGTAAAAGAAGCACTCAAATTTACTTTTGGTTCAGTAAGTTGATCTATTGACACTTTCTCCCCTTTTATGTATATGTTGCTTCTTGTACCAGTCTTTTCATCCCTTACAGTTACCTTTAATCCTGCTTCTGTTTCTTCAAAAGTAACTGTTGCACTTTTCGACTTAGCTTTCCCAAGAATTTTCTTTAAATCATCTATTTTAATCTTTATTCCTTGTGGTTTATCTATCGTATAATCATCAAGAAATTCCTTTGAAATCTTCAGTATAACCATTAGTACTTTGTCTTCTGTTAAATACCTTGAAAAAATACTATCTTCAGAGAAATTTAATACAATCTCGTCTGTAACTTTAAGTAACCCAGATAATAAGGAGTAAAAATCTTTCGCATTGGGATATGTTGCTTTAATCATTCTTCTTCATTTGATTTTTGTTGCTTAACTTTTTTAGTCTTTTTTGCTACCTTTTTCCTTTTCTTCCTATCAGATGCAGAATAATGAGAGGCTAACTCTTCAAACATCTTTTTGGCTTCTTCAATACTAATCTTACCATTAAGTAGATTATCCCAGATTTCGGTATTCTTCATTAAAAGTTCTATATCAGCTACACTTAATGCTGGAAGTTCTTCTTCTTCTGTCTCAGCTTCAATTTTCTCTTCTTGCTCTTCTTCTTTTGGTGTAAGTTCTTCTTCTGTCTCAGTTTCTGTAGATTCCTCTTCTTCTTTTTCTTTGTCATTTTCTTCCTCATCAAACATTATAAATCACCATATGCTAAGTTTAGTAGATATAAATCACCCCTTAATAAATCTCTAGTTACGCAAAGCCCCCTTGGTAATTTTTGTAATGTTTCGTAGATTGCTGAATAGATATGCGAATCATAACCACCTAT
The nucleotide sequence above comes from Sulfurisphaera javensis. Encoded proteins:
- the spt4 gene encoding transcription elongation factor subunit Spt4; protein product: MPEKNKEFKACKNCRALVPSDTPKCPVCGSTSFSDDWSGMVIIIDPSSETAKLLGVTIPWRYAIIVK
- a CDS encoding PIN domain-containing protein; its protein translation is MEISRLGNNKNLGVVVDTNILLYIYYGFDPFEKIIQFLDYKPTFYIPNVVIKELNKFLNSKSVLMSKKANLALLYLDKYKTYWKNIDGYENLRVDDALINICKYYNLFLFTNDTKLRYKAKREGVKVIYLRQKSKNIKVDIII
- a CDS encoding 30S ribosomal protein S15, with the translated sequence MNKKRPNGKSHSTRPVRSGAPKWVRFTREEVELLVEELAKKGYSPSMIGLILRDQYGVPLVKQITGKKITTILEEKGLAPKIPEDLFNLIRKAANVRRHLFEHPKDKKAKRGLEEIESKIRRLAEYYKRVGKLPMEWKYEPEKAELLASGAT
- a CDS encoding CbiX/SirB N-terminal domain-containing protein, giving the protein MLGVLLVLHGSKIKEWQDVAIQYANLLRKYFDLVEYGFIEFNQPSITEAAKNLVAKGADTIVVVPLLFAAGTHFKRDIPKQLEEIKGVKIIIADPIGIDKRVAEILKERVEESLRSSGGQ
- the eif2g gene encoding translation initiation factor IF-2 subunit gamma is translated as MSWPQVQPEVNIGVVGYVDHGKTTLVQAITGVWTSKHSEELKRGMTIKLGYAEASIGLCPHCNKPEAYVTEYSCNQCGSDEKPQFLRKVSFIDAPGHEILMATMLSGAALMDGALLVVAANEPFPQPQTREHFVALGIVNIKNLIIVQNKVDVVSKEEAYKQYKQIKEFLKGTWAEDAPIIPVSALHKINIDALIEGIQKYIPTPNRDLTKDPIMLVIRSFDVNKPGTPYNELKGGVVGGSIIQGKLEIGDEIKILPGIRYEKAGGKVEYEPMYTTITSIRFSDLEVKEAKPGGLVALGTNLDPSYVKADSLVGSVVVKSNNKNVQVLWNLRIENYQLLERVVGAKDLVKVENIKKGEVLMLTLGSSTTLGVAKSIKNDELEVELKRPLVVWDKDLRVVISRQVSGRWRLVGWGIIKI
- a CDS encoding DNA-directed RNA polymerase; this encodes MFKLIKARGIIRIPPEYFGQPLDEIALQILRQEYQEKMVKDLGLVLAVLNAKVNEEGYIIFGDGATYHEVSFEMLTFVPVIQEVVEGEVNQVDNYGVYVNIGPVDGLAHISQITDDNLKYDQNRGILFGEKSKKVIQKGDRVRARIISVSTSGGRMPRIALTMKQPYLGKIEWITQELTKASK
- a CDS encoding methionine synthase, whose amino-acid sequence is MDELPILPTTVIGSYPRPKWLREAIRLHKLGKISDEDLQEAFDDAVVTVLRDHQIAGVDVPTDGEMRRDEMVEFFAERLAGFKFYGPVRVWGTNYYRKPSVVGKVEYIKPMLVDEFLFAKSASYTENLKITITGPYTIAEWSYNEYYKNKRDLAFDLAKVINIEIKNLIEAGAKIIQVDEPAIHTHKDEVEWAIEAVNESIKGINVKVVMHVCYGEYKYLEPYLDKLNVDQINLALKNYNYEPVKLFTKWDREIGVGVIDVHNRRVETAEEVAKDLRMLLNYFKPEMIWVNPDCGLKLLPRKIAFQKLVNMVKGTKIIREELKNKGYNTTSLKPLVNR
- a CDS encoding 30S ribosomal protein S6e, which translates into the protein MPDFKIVISDPQTKEPKIKKVKVKTSDQVQSIQGEKEGKALPIAKLSQKLKEELGLDTLITLQIVKQEGDKKVKVKTHFKVEIDNNIPADEVWISPSIAEKYGANEFEALAYRTKSFQISIDQSKLSNLIGAKIGDTVELNISGLLFKVKITGGSDNSGFPMRFDVPGGAKRRLLLSGPPGFYPDEDGIRKKKTVRGNMITQDIVQINSIIIR